Proteins encoded together in one Mus caroli chromosome 4, CAROLI_EIJ_v1.1, whole genome shotgun sequence window:
- the Cdcp2 gene encoding CUB domain-containing protein 2 gives MLAELGACLLLAVVLLDSGPGTQAMEGVKCGGVLSAPSGNFSSPNFPSLYPYNTECSWLIVVAEGSSVLLTFHVFDLEYHDTCGFDFLEIYNGASGDKGNLLGRFCGQVPPPPFTSSWHVMSVVFHSDKHVASRGFSAGYQKDVCGGVLTGLSGVLSSPEYPNNYPNNVECHWLIRASGPAAVKLVFVDFQVEGSDECMYDYVAVLGAPGPAHGHHYCGRTRPPTLVSLGHELQVVFKSDFNIGGRGFKAHYFSGECQEVFTAVRGNFSSPQYPGAYPNNIRCHWTIRLPPGYRVKVFILDLGLEEPNSLTRTCDFDHLAAFDGASEEAQLLGKWCGHHLPPPVTSSRNQVLLLLHTDRSTSGRGFSVAYIGVVPMNVSCSRTDFQILISAQALAPLERTKVYLGSRSCAAQEVGSNFRIQARFDTCGTESQRRNNTSVIVSVLYIDFSAAGHDDIHEYEVRCEPRRKEASAHLLSGSDLLGPYAATAEHLQEAPPGDEAEVLEGPGTMVTQDTSDIVFLGLCILAGVLMIIAIVVLMLL, from the exons ATGCTAGCTGAGCTGGGGGCCTGCCTACTGCTGGCAGTGGTACTGCTGGACTCCGGTCCTGGGACCCAAGCCATGGAAG GTGTCAAGTGTGGGGGTGTGCTCTCAGCTCCATCTGGGAACTTCTCCAGCCCAAACTTTCCAAGTCTGTATCCCTACAACACGGAGTGCAGCTGGCTGATCGTGGTGGCCGAGGGCTCCTCTGTGCTGCTCACCTTCCACGTCTTTGACCTGGAGTACCATGACACCTGTGGCTTTGACTTCCTGGAGATCTACAACGGGGCCTCTGGAGACAAGGGCAATCTGCTGGGCAGGTTCTGCGGCCAGGTGCCCCCGCCACCCTTCACCTCCTCCTGGCATGTCATGTCTGTCGTCTTTCACTCAGACAAGCATGTGGCCAGCCGAGGCTTTTCTGCAGGCTACCAGAAAG ATGTGTGTGGCGGTGTCTTGACTGGCCTGTCAGGGGTTCTCAGCAGCCCTGAGTACCCCAACAATTACCCCAACAATGTGGAGTGCCACTGGCTGATCCGCGCCTCGGGACCTGCCGCTGTCAAGTTGGTATTCGTGGACTTCCAGGTCGAGGGCAGTGACGAATGCATGTATGACTACGTAGCTGTGCTTGGAGCTCCTGGACCTGCCCACGGGCACCACTACTGTGGCCGCACCAGACCCCCCACCCTCGTGTCCCTGGGCCATGAGCTGCAGGTGGTCTTCAAGTCTGACTTCAACATTGGAGGCCGGGGCTTCAAGGCCCACTACTTCTCAG gagAATGCCAGGAGGTGTTCACGGCTGTGCGTGGAAACTTCTCCAGCCCACAGTACCCTGGCGCCTACCCCAACAATATCCGTTGCCACTGGACCATCCGCCTGCCCCCCGGCTACCGGGTCAAGGTCTTCATCCTGGACCTGGGCTTGGAGGAGCCCAACAGCCTAACCAGAACCTGTGACTTCGACCATCTGGCAGCCTTTGATGGGGCCAGTGAGGAGGCACAGCTGCTGGGGAAGTGGTGTGGGCACCACCTGCCACCGCCTGTCACCTCGAGTCGCAACCAGGTCCTGCTCCTGCTACACACTGACCGCAGCACCTCCGGCAGGGGCTTCTCCGTGGCCTACATCGGAG TGGTGCCCATGAATGTGAGCTGTTCTCGCACGGACTTCCAGATCCTGATCTCTGCCCAGGCACTGGCCCCACTGGAGCGGACCAAGGTCTACCTGGGTAGCCGGAGCTGTGCAGCCCAGGAAGTTGGCAGTAACTTCCGGATCCAGGCCCGCTTTGACACCTGCGGTACTGAGTCTCag AGAAGAAATAACACGTCCGTGATCGTCAGCGTGTTGTACATCGACTTCTCCGCTGCTGGGCACGATGACATCCACGAGTATGAGGTGCGCTGTGAGCCGCGGCGCAAGGAAGCATCTGCCCACCTGCTGTCAGGGTCTGATCTGCTTGGGCCCTACGCTGCCACTGCTGAGCACCTACAGGAGGCCCCACCTGGAGATGAGGCAGAGGTCCTGGAGGGCCCAGGGACCATGGTGACCCAGGACACCAGTGATATCGTCTTTCTGGGCCTCTGCATTCTAGCCGGAGTCCTTATGATCATTGCCATTGTGGTCCTGATGCTGCTATGA